The Thermodesulfobacteriota bacterium genome includes a window with the following:
- a CDS encoding transglutaminase family protein: MIHERYIRPTFYLDADHPEVAAFARDASGGTEAPARKRAVNLYYAVRDGFRYNPYAFSLDRRKFKASFTLAAGEGFCVQKAILLAAAARAVSLPARLGFANVRNHLATERLKALMGTDLFVFHGYTEMMVDGRWVKATPAFNLSLCEKFDTRPLDFDGVTDSIFHPYDNRGRQHMEYVHDYGAFDDFPYDKMIEESRRYYPAWFHDENVNFDHIGGDFEKEREDDRRRG; this comes from the coding sequence GTGATCCACGAGCGATATATCCGGCCGACCTTTTATCTGGACGCCGATCATCCGGAGGTGGCGGCTTTTGCCCGTGATGCCTCCGGCGGAACGGAAGCTCCTGCCAGAAAACGCGCCGTCAATCTGTATTACGCGGTTCGGGACGGTTTTCGTTATAACCCTTACGCTTTCTCGCTGGACAGGAGAAAATTCAAGGCCAGCTTTACCCTGGCGGCCGGGGAGGGTTTCTGTGTCCAGAAGGCGATTCTGCTGGCGGCCGCGGCCCGGGCGGTGAGCCTTCCCGCCCGCCTGGGGTTCGCCAATGTCCGGAACCATCTGGCTACCGAACGGTTGAAGGCCCTGATGGGGACCGACCTGTTTGTATTCCACGGCTATACGGAGATGATGGTTGACGGCCGCTGGGTCAAGGCCACCCCGGCCTTTAACTTGAGCCTGTGCGAGAAGTTCGACACCCGGCCGCTGGATTTTGACGGGGTGACCGACTCCATTTTTCACCCTTATGATAACCGCGGCCGTCAGCACATGGAATACGTGCACGATTACGGCGCCTTTGACGACTTTCCTTATGACAAAATGATCGAGGAGTCTCGCCGGTATTACCCGGCCTGGTTCCATGACGAAAACGTGAATTTCGACCACATCGGCGGTGATTTTGAAAAAGAGCGGGAGGATGATCGCCGCCGGGGGTGA
- a CDS encoding SET domain-containing protein-lysine N-methyltransferase, translating to MLKRDYRTREEILGFFENLGVIYLSRTRIDWEPLMQMNLRKSPYYIENRKEFDYLARRYGADIDRAAIAPIYISRIDKTIGYGVFADNDIREGDFIGEYTGVVQISGKHTRCFKADSGHESDYSWYYLDKLDKAPPLEINGRLEGNEMRFVNHGQEPNLLVEHTLYRGQWVLFFIASRDIKKDEQLLISYGEAYWDEEYRDRQAI from the coding sequence ATGTTAAAACGTGATTACCGGACCCGAGAGGAGATTCTGGGGTTTTTTGAAAATTTAGGCGTTATCTACCTTAGCCGGACGAGGATCGACTGGGAACCCCTGATGCAAATGAATTTGCGCAAGAGCCCTTATTATATTGAAAACAGAAAAGAGTTCGATTATCTTGCCCGTCGGTACGGCGCTGATATCGATCGGGCAGCCATCGCGCCTATTTATATCAGCAGGATCGATAAAACCATCGGCTATGGGGTTTTTGCCGACAACGACATCCGGGAGGGCGACTTTATCGGTGAATACACCGGCGTGGTGCAGATTTCGGGAAAGCACACCCGTTGCTTCAAGGCCGATAGTGGACATGAATCGGATTACAGCTGGTACTATCTGGACAAGCTGGATAAGGCGCCTCCGCTTGAAATCAATGGCCGCCTGGAAGGCAACGAGATGCGTTTTGTCAACCACGGCCAGGAACCCAACCTGCTGGTGGAGCATACCCTCTATCGTGGCCAGTGGGTGCTTTTTTTTATTGCCTCCCGGGATATAAAAAAAGACGAGCAGCTGCTCATCAGTTACGGAGAGGCCTACTGGGACGAAGAATACCGCGATCGTCAGGCAATATAA
- a CDS encoding DUF5989 family protein gives MEFLKDLWGFLNKRKKYWLLPIILVLLFFGTLIVLTSGTAVAPFVYTLF, from the coding sequence ATGGAGTTTCTTAAAGATTTGTGGGGTTTTTTAAATAAGCGAAAGAAATACTGGTTGTTGCCGATTATCCTGGTGCTTCTGTTTTTCGGTACGCTGATTGTTCTGACCAGCGGTACCGCGGTGGCGCCGTTTGTGTACACCCTTTTTTAA
- the galE gene encoding UDP-glucose 4-epimerase GalE: MSEILVTGGAGYIGSATCKHLKKIGYQPVAIDSLVTGHRQAVQWGPLFEGSLEDTALLDDIFTRHRPAAVMHFAASCYVNESVRDPLKYYRNNVAATTCLLDAMCRHHVTSIIFSSSCATYGEPVELPITETHVQNPINPYGRSKLMIEQILKDMDAVHGLRYVSLRYFNAAGADPEGRIGEDHQPEPHLIPLVLQTALGRRENIHIFGDDYPTRDGTCVRDYIHIDDLARAHLLALVRLMDGRSSAIYNLGNGGGYSVREVIDTAREVTGQPIPATIAKRRAGDPAELISSSEKALTELGWKPEFTKLRDIIATAWEWHQRHPDGYVD; this comes from the coding sequence ATGTCGGAAATTCTGGTTACCGGGGGTGCCGGTTATATCGGCTCCGCAACCTGCAAGCATTTAAAAAAAATAGGGTATCAGCCGGTTGCCATCGACAGCCTGGTAACGGGTCACCGCCAGGCGGTACAATGGGGCCCCCTTTTCGAAGGGTCGCTGGAAGATACGGCGCTGCTTGATGACATCTTTACCCGGCATCGACCAGCGGCCGTAATGCATTTTGCCGCCTCCTGTTATGTTAATGAATCCGTGCGGGACCCCCTCAAATACTACCGCAACAATGTTGCCGCCACCACCTGCCTGCTGGATGCCATGTGCCGGCACCATGTCACCAGTATCATTTTTTCTTCCTCCTGCGCCACCTATGGAGAACCGGTGGAACTGCCCATAACTGAAACCCATGTCCAGAATCCCATCAACCCCTACGGCCGATCCAAACTGATGATCGAACAGATTCTCAAAGACATGGACGCCGTTCACGGGTTGCGTTATGTTTCCCTGCGCTATTTCAACGCGGCCGGCGCCGATCCGGAAGGCCGGATCGGCGAGGACCACCAACCGGAGCCGCACCTGATCCCGCTTGTACTGCAAACCGCCCTGGGCCGCCGGGAGAACATCCATATCTTCGGAGACGATTATCCCACCCGGGACGGCACCTGTGTCCGCGATTATATTCATATTGACGATCTGGCCCGGGCGCATCTGCTGGCACTGGTACGGCTCATGGACGGCCGGTCCAGCGCCATATACAACCTGGGCAACGGCGGCGGCTATTCGGTCCGGGAAGTAATTGATACCGCCCGGGAAGTGACCGGCCAACCGATCCCGGCGACAATCGCCAAACGAAGGGCTGGGGACCCGGCGGAACTGATCAGTTCCAGCGAGAAAGCCCTCACGGAACTCGGCTGGAAACCGGAATTTACCAAACTGCGCGATATTATTGCCACGGCCTGGGAATGGCATCAGCGTCATCCGGACGGATATGTTGACTGA
- a CDS encoding alkaline phosphatase family protein encodes MSKLIVIGIDGATPGLMFPWMADGRLPNFRKIMENGVTGELNSVPNQRSAAAWSSFVTGVNPGRHGIFEFYERVPLSHDIRFTKTSSRDGISFWKYLSDNNRTVIVVNVPMTYPAEKVNGCLISGLDAPGKNSPGFTFPPGLLDEIERENGPYIQEPGVISLVVNGQIQEAADKIIEAVRQRGKAVRYLMKKYDWDTTVAVFRETDPVQHCFWEYMEQPGSAFRDTVFNVYREIDQEVGKILDQAGNDCRVLVMSDHGFGFRQHGNGCLNQWLEEAGFLKFKQKGGGSLISKTMRFGYQTLEKLMSRRMKERLFSLVPGLISKVQSRVFFAAIDWEKTIAYGDNVMPVIWLNTADLSPTGVTENRYDDVIADLKTKLLENGVDVNSGRKVIEWVRDRRECYTGPRTGNAPDLLIRWKEDEPIAGLRYGRQGKPIYPQYPTREFIANNGDHRPMGVFMARGEGIRKNTTVTGLDIVDVTAAAVYLNDLPVPGFLEGKIRPEMFEETFFNHHPVEIANRDFSGVPADEMDYSADEETALKDRLRGLGYLE; translated from the coding sequence ATGTCAAAATTAATCGTTATCGGCATCGACGGTGCCACGCCGGGGTTGATGTTCCCCTGGATGGCGGATGGCCGGCTGCCGAATTTCCGTAAAATAATGGAAAACGGGGTCACCGGAGAATTGAATTCCGTACCCAACCAGCGCAGCGCCGCCGCCTGGAGCAGCTTTGTCACCGGTGTCAATCCCGGCCGGCACGGCATCTTCGAGTTCTATGAACGCGTTCCCTTGAGCCACGACATCCGTTTTACAAAAACCTCGTCCCGGGACGGCATTTCCTTCTGGAAATATCTGTCTGACAATAACCGGACCGTCATCGTGGTCAACGTGCCCATGACCTACCCGGCCGAAAAAGTGAACGGCTGCCTGATCAGCGGCCTGGACGCGCCCGGCAAGAACAGCCCGGGGTTCACCTTCCCGCCCGGCCTGCTGGATGAAATCGAACGGGAGAACGGCCCCTATATTCAGGAGCCGGGGGTCATCAGCCTGGTCGTAAACGGACAGATTCAGGAGGCCGCCGATAAGATCATCGAAGCCGTCCGGCAACGCGGCAAGGCGGTCCGGTATCTGATGAAAAAATACGACTGGGACACAACGGTGGCGGTTTTCCGGGAGACCGATCCGGTTCAGCACTGCTTCTGGGAATACATGGAACAGCCCGGATCGGCATTCAGGGACACGGTTTTCAATGTTTACCGGGAAATCGATCAGGAGGTCGGTAAAATACTGGACCAGGCCGGTAATGACTGCCGGGTACTGGTCATGTCCGATCACGGTTTCGGCTTCAGGCAGCACGGCAACGGCTGCCTCAATCAATGGCTGGAGGAAGCGGGCTTTCTGAAATTCAAACAGAAAGGGGGCGGCTCGCTGATATCCAAAACCATGCGCTTCGGGTATCAGACCCTGGAAAAACTGATGAGCCGCCGCATGAAGGAGCGGCTCTTCAGCCTGGTACCCGGCCTGATCAGCAAGGTCCAGTCCCGGGTCTTCTTTGCGGCCATCGACTGGGAAAAAACCATTGCCTACGGGGACAACGTCATGCCCGTCATCTGGCTGAACACGGCCGATCTTTCTCCCACCGGCGTGACGGAAAACCGGTATGATGACGTTATCGCGGACCTGAAGACAAAACTGCTGGAAAACGGTGTCGATGTAAACAGCGGCCGCAAGGTCATCGAATGGGTCAGGGACCGCCGGGAATGCTACACCGGTCCCCGGACGGGCAACGCCCCGGACCTGCTCATCCGCTGGAAAGAAGACGAACCGATTGCCGGGTTGCGCTACGGCCGGCAGGGAAAGCCGATCTACCCGCAATATCCCACCAGGGAGTTTATCGCCAATAACGGCGATCACCGGCCCATGGGCGTTTTCATGGCCAGGGGGGAAGGCATCCGGAAAAACACCACGGTCACCGGCCTGGACATCGTGGATGTGACCGCCGCGGCGGTTTACCTCAACGACCTGCCCGTCCCGGGCTTCCTGGAGGGTAAAATCCGGCCGGAAATGTTTGAAGAAACTTTTTTCAATCACCATCCCGTGGAAATCGCCAATCGGGATTTTTCAGGGGTGCCGGCGGATGAAATGGATTACTCCGCTGATGAAGAGACCGCGTTGAAGGACCGGTTGCGGGGACTGGGATACCTGGAATAA
- a CDS encoding SxtJ family membrane protein yields MDKEKSRDAGLALVLILLLAAWVGAGIHHPLIAVAAAGVLICMTAPRLFAPFAVFWFGLSRILGAVVSRIVLSAVYLLVVVPVAMMRRLAGKDTMRLKQWKKDDGSVFVERNHLYTREDVRHPY; encoded by the coding sequence ATGGATAAAGAAAAGTCCAGAGACGCCGGCCTGGCCCTGGTGCTGATCCTGCTGCTGGCCGCCTGGGTGGGTGCCGGTATCCATCATCCGCTGATCGCGGTGGCCGCCGCAGGCGTTCTGATCTGCATGACCGCTCCCCGGTTATTTGCCCCCTTTGCCGTTTTCTGGTTCGGGTTGTCCCGGATTCTGGGCGCGGTAGTTTCCCGTATCGTACTCTCGGCGGTCTACCTGCTGGTGGTTGTTCCCGTGGCGATGATGCGGCGGTTGGCCGGAAAGGATACCATGCGATTGAAGCAGTGGAAGAAAGATGATGGTTCGGTGTTTGTCGAACGCAACCATCTGTATACCCGGGAGGACGTGAGGCATCCTTATTAG
- a CDS encoding carbamoyltransferase yields the protein MPEHILGISAYYHDSAAVLLTDGDIVAAVQEERFTRKKHDPSFPRKAVRYALDEGGVRIEDLSAISFYDKPYLKFERLLETYHAFAPRGLVSFLESVPVWVKEKLFMKKMLWDELEAVAGNPIRKRPPLLFPEHHLSHAASAFYASPFDEAAVLTVDGVGEWATATICSAGAEGIKVLKELCFPHSVGLLYSAFTCYCGFKVNSGEYKLMGLAPYGNPGSERCRRFQQAIETYLVDIREDGSILLNLDFFDYATGLRMCADKKWEKIFGLPRRVPEGPLSQPYMDLALAIQRVIEEIVLRLAGTARKLTGSDNLVMAGGVALNCVANGRLLKARIFDRIWIQPAAGDAGGALGAAYAAACIGNDHRLLPAVDGGDRMKGAYLGPEFTASDVRKMARRYGAAYDHFPDVNMLCRGIASLLAEGRVVGWFQGRMEWGPRALGNRSIIGDPRQPDMQKKMNLKIKYREGFRPFAPSVLAEDVGEYFDLDTPSPYMLLVAPVRENRRRPLPEGYHDLELYDRLYHQRSDIPAVTHVDFSARVQTVHRETNDRYWRLLSAFKDLTGCGVVVNTSFNVRGEPIVCTPEDAYRCFMRTEMDFLAINEFVFNKQAQPVFPEKGDWRQDYQLD from the coding sequence ATGCCTGAACACATTCTCGGTATTTCAGCCTATTACCATGACAGCGCGGCTGTCCTCCTGACGGACGGCGATATCGTGGCCGCCGTACAGGAAGAACGGTTTACGCGCAAAAAGCATGACCCTTCGTTTCCGCGCAAGGCGGTGAGGTATGCCCTTGACGAGGGCGGTGTCCGGATCGAGGACCTGTCGGCCATCAGTTTCTACGATAAACCTTACCTGAAGTTCGAGCGGCTCCTGGAGACGTATCATGCTTTCGCCCCCCGGGGGCTGGTCAGTTTTCTGGAAAGCGTACCGGTCTGGGTCAAGGAAAAACTGTTTATGAAGAAAATGCTCTGGGACGAGCTGGAGGCCGTAGCCGGGAATCCCATCCGGAAAAGGCCGCCGTTGCTGTTCCCCGAGCATCATCTGTCTCATGCGGCCAGCGCCTTTTACGCTTCGCCGTTTGATGAGGCCGCCGTGCTGACGGTTGACGGCGTGGGTGAATGGGCCACGGCCACCATCTGTTCCGCCGGAGCGGAGGGCATTAAGGTCCTTAAGGAGCTTTGCTTTCCCCATTCGGTGGGATTGCTGTATTCCGCTTTTACCTGTTATTGCGGTTTCAAAGTCAACAGCGGCGAGTACAAACTGATGGGGTTGGCTCCCTACGGGAACCCCGGCAGTGAGCGGTGCCGCCGGTTTCAGCAGGCCATCGAAACTTATCTGGTGGATATCCGGGAGGACGGTTCGATCCTTCTGAATCTGGACTTTTTTGATTATGCCACCGGCCTGCGCATGTGTGCTGATAAAAAATGGGAGAAAATTTTCGGCCTGCCCCGGCGGGTCCCGGAGGGTCCCCTTTCCCAGCCATACATGGACTTGGCCCTGGCGATTCAGCGGGTGATCGAGGAAATTGTCCTGCGGCTGGCCGGAACCGCCCGGAAACTGACCGGCAGTGACAACCTGGTCATGGCCGGGGGGGTGGCGTTGAACTGCGTGGCCAACGGCCGGCTGCTCAAGGCCCGGATTTTTGATCGTATCTGGATCCAGCCCGCGGCCGGAGATGCCGGCGGCGCCCTGGGCGCCGCCTATGCCGCTGCCTGCATCGGCAACGACCACCGTCTCCTGCCCGCAGTTGACGGGGGGGACCGGATGAAGGGGGCTTACCTGGGGCCGGAATTTACGGCGTCCGATGTCCGGAAAATGGCCCGGCGGTACGGGGCGGCGTATGATCATTTCCCGGATGTGAACATGCTCTGCCGCGGAATAGCTTCCCTGCTGGCAGAAGGCAGGGTGGTCGGCTGGTTTCAGGGACGGATGGAATGGGGGCCGCGGGCTCTTGGCAACCGCAGTATCATCGGTGATCCCCGGCAGCCGGACATGCAGAAGAAGATGAACCTGAAAATAAAATACCGGGAGGGCTTCCGGCCGTTCGCGCCCTCGGTGCTGGCCGAAGACGTCGGAGAATACTTCGATCTGGACACGCCTTCGCCGTATATGCTGCTGGTGGCGCCGGTACGGGAAAACCGCCGTCGCCCGTTGCCGGAAGGGTATCATGATCTGGAGCTGTATGACCGTCTTTACCATCAGCGTTCGGATATCCCGGCGGTCACGCATGTGGATTTTTCCGCCCGCGTCCAGACCGTTCATCGGGAGACCAATGACCGGTACTGGCGGCTGCTCAGCGCCTTTAAGGACTTGACCGGCTGCGGCGTGGTTGTCAACACCAGCTTCAATGTCCGGGGCGAGCCGATTGTCTGCACCCCGGAAGACGCTTACCGGTGCTTTATGCGGACGGAAATGGATTTTCTGGCGATCAACGAGTTTGTGTTCAATAAACAGGCGCAGCCAGTATTTCCCGAGAAAGGTGACTGGCGGCAGGATTATCAACTGGATTGA
- a CDS encoding glycosyltransferase family 4 protein produces MKKVLILFSMSFEPYQGRYLRAYNEARALVDSGYEVTVLGWDRSGKSRPAETRDGIHIERIHVAAPDTSGAKSLPNFLRFAARVVSHLGNRRFDMIHCHNLQLLPLAICLKTIKKAPLIFDSCEPDYYALYPAGLRGAVSFLEKRLVNRADTVFVHNNYQVRKYRSMGHPSVSLIGSYPRLDMIEGFAPEPTRNGKTVIGRIGSIYRDNGIEEIMAGFRVLLERTRNVQLFLAGRVFEAFQDEFNRLIRGMEENVTVLGAFDSAEMPRLYGRIDISIMVYRRSLWFQNITPTKFFDSLAFGVPVIVSDMGGLKEIVAQYDCGLVVDEQNPAEVADAMEAMMSQPARRKQMGLNGTRAVREQFNWDLMRKNLLTTYDRLTA; encoded by the coding sequence ATGAAAAAAGTCCTGATCCTGTTTTCCATGAGTTTTGAGCCTTACCAGGGCCGTTATCTGCGGGCTTACAATGAAGCCAGGGCACTGGTCGACAGCGGCTATGAGGTGACGGTCCTGGGCTGGGATCGGTCGGGCAAAAGCCGGCCCGCTGAAACCCGGGACGGTATTCACATTGAGCGGATTCACGTGGCCGCTCCGGACACTTCCGGCGCAAAAAGCCTGCCCAACTTCCTGCGATTCGCGGCCAGGGTGGTTTCCCATCTCGGCAACCGGCGGTTCGATATGATCCACTGCCATAATTTACAACTGCTGCCGCTGGCCATCTGCCTAAAAACCATCAAAAAAGCACCCCTGATCTTTGACAGCTGCGAGCCGGATTATTATGCCCTTTACCCGGCCGGACTGCGCGGCGCGGTATCCTTTCTTGAGAAACGCCTGGTCAACCGGGCCGATACTGTTTTTGTCCATAACAACTATCAGGTGCGGAAGTACCGGAGCATGGGGCATCCTTCTGTCTCCCTGATCGGCAGCTATCCCCGGCTGGACATGATTGAGGGCTTTGCTCCCGAACCCACGCGCAACGGGAAAACGGTGATCGGCCGCATCGGCAGCATTTACCGGGACAACGGCATCGAGGAAATCATGGCCGGATTCCGGGTTCTCCTGGAACGGACCCGGAACGTGCAGCTTTTTCTGGCGGGCCGGGTCTTCGAAGCCTTTCAGGATGAGTTTAACCGCCTGATCAGAGGGATGGAAGAGAACGTGACCGTTCTGGGCGCTTTTGATTCCGCTGAAATGCCCCGGCTATACGGACGGATCGATATTTCCATCATGGTATACCGGCGCTCCCTGTGGTTTCAGAACATCACCCCGACCAAATTCTTTGATTCCCTGGCTTTCGGCGTGCCGGTGATCGTTTCGGACATGGGCGGGTTGAAGGAAATCGTCGCCCAATACGACTGCGGCCTGGTCGTGGACGAACAGAATCCGGCCGAAGTGGCCGACGCCATGGAGGCCATGATGAGCCAGCCGGCGCGCCGGAAACAAATGGGATTAAACGGGACGCGGGCCGTCCGGGAGCAATTCAACTGGGACCTGATGCGAAAAAACCTCCTCACCACATATGACAGGCTGACGGCATGA
- a CDS encoding sugar transferase, with translation MTSFRRQLLLLIFKIFDLALMLFAFSLALGVHRLPAPLFPPPLDNFLFLENRNVSLAFLLVFSLTWHIIFLFNKLYYSRRLLSRWREIFEVLKATTAGTSILLLALFVLEKRVLSIDFIVVFWFSVTSLTIVSRLVMRYVLSLARLRGHNLRFMLIVGTNNRAIEFANRLKTKKEMGYAIVGFVDDKWKGTADIAGGNPRIVADLDSFPEFIRNNVVDEVMICLPMKSYYDQAFRIVCHCEEQGLKVHFLPTLFDLKFAKSKTEWFDGELMITFFTGGMTGKWPMFAKRFFDVSVSSLIVLACLPVFAAAALLIKINSPGPVFFVQDRVGLNKRRFRLYKFRTMVKDAEQKISELEELNEVSGPVFKIKDDPRITSVGRFLRKTSVDELPQLVNVIMGDMSLVGPRPLPVRDYEGFDQDWHRRRFSVRPGITCLWQIKGRSNIPFEQWMELDMQYIDQWSLGLDLMILIKTVPAVFGTSGAA, from the coding sequence ATGACTTCTTTCAGACGACAACTGCTCCTGCTGATATTCAAGATCTTTGATCTTGCGCTGATGCTGTTTGCTTTCAGCCTGGCCCTGGGCGTTCACCGCCTCCCGGCGCCGCTTTTCCCGCCTCCGCTGGACAACTTCCTGTTCCTGGAAAACAGGAACGTCTCGCTGGCGTTTCTCCTGGTTTTTTCCCTGACCTGGCATATCATCTTCTTGTTCAACAAACTTTACTATTCAAGACGATTATTATCCCGGTGGCGTGAAATTTTCGAGGTTCTCAAAGCCACGACCGCGGGCACGTCCATCCTGCTGCTGGCCCTGTTTGTGCTGGAGAAAAGGGTTCTAAGCATTGATTTTATTGTGGTCTTCTGGTTTTCCGTGACCAGCCTGACGATTGTCAGCCGACTGGTCATGCGTTACGTGCTGTCGCTGGCCCGCCTGCGCGGTCATAACCTGCGTTTCATGCTGATCGTCGGCACCAATAACCGGGCCATCGAATTTGCCAACCGCCTGAAAACAAAAAAAGAGATGGGCTACGCCATTGTCGGATTTGTGGACGATAAATGGAAAGGCACGGCGGACATCGCCGGCGGCAATCCGCGGATCGTCGCTGACCTGGACAGTTTTCCCGAGTTTATCCGCAATAATGTGGTGGATGAGGTCATGATCTGCCTGCCCATGAAATCCTATTACGACCAGGCTTTTCGGATTGTTTGTCACTGCGAGGAGCAAGGATTGAAAGTCCACTTTCTGCCGACCCTGTTTGACCTCAAATTCGCCAAATCCAAAACGGAATGGTTTGACGGGGAACTGATGATCACCTTTTTCACCGGCGGGATGACCGGCAAATGGCCCATGTTCGCCAAGAGGTTCTTTGACGTCTCCGTATCCTCCCTGATTGTTCTGGCCTGTTTGCCGGTTTTCGCGGCTGCCGCCCTGCTGATTAAAATCAATTCCCCCGGTCCGGTATTCTTTGTCCAGGACAGGGTCGGCCTGAACAAGCGGCGGTTCAGGCTCTACAAATTCAGGACCATGGTCAAAGACGCGGAGCAGAAAATAAGCGAGTTGGAGGAATTAAACGAAGTCAGCGGACCTGTCTTTAAAATCAAGGATGACCCGCGAATCACGTCGGTCGGCAGGTTTTTACGCAAAACCAGTGTTGACGAACTGCCCCAGCTGGTCAATGTGATCATGGGGGACATGAGCCTGGTCGGTCCCCGCCCCCTGCCCGTTCGGGACTACGAAGGTTTTGATCAGGACTGGCATCGGCGGCGGTTCAGCGTCCGCCCGGGCATCACCTGCCTCTGGCAGATCAAAGGACGAAGCAATATTCCTTTTGAGCAATGGATGGAGCTGGACATGCAGTATATCGACCAGTGGTCGCTCGGGCTGGATCTAATGATTCTGATCAAGACCGTTCCGGCCGTTTTCGGGACTTCAGGAGCTGCCTGA